One genomic region from Panthera tigris isolate Pti1 chromosome D1, P.tigris_Pti1_mat1.1, whole genome shotgun sequence encodes:
- the SCT gene encoding secretin, producing MRPLLLLLLLPPPLLLLPGSAARPAPPRAPRHSDGTFTSELSRLRESARLQRLLQGLVGKRSELDTENGTSWTKSSEGRFCLQWPHSPALQAWMPLRDPLDEAWSPQLPPGPGSGAAFSQPAVPPAEMSRMRP from the exons ATGCggcccctgctgctgctgctgctgctgccgccgccgctgctgctgctgccgggCTCCGCcgcgcgccccgcgccccccaG GGCCCCGCGCCACTCGGATGGGACGTTCACCAGCGAGCTCAGCCGCCTGCGGGAGAGCGCGCGTCTGCAGCGACTGCTGCAGGGCCTGGTGGGGAAGCGCAG CGAGCTGGACACAGAGAACGGCACGAGCTGGACCAAGTCGTCTGAGGGCCGCTTCTGCCTGCAGTGGCCCCACTCGCCCGCCCTGCAGGCCTG GATGCCCCTGAGGGACCCCCTGGATGAGGCCTGGTCTCCCCAGCTGCCTCCCGGACCCGGGTCTGGGGCCGCATTTTCACAGCCGGCGGTGCCTCCTGCTGAGATGTCACGGATGAGGCCCTGA
- the CDHR5 gene encoding cadherin-related family member 5 has translation MGAWALLLLLLVATAQAQVCSVSNTYFEVPENTNQSEPLADIYVPEGQQVTLGPSSTPLAFRIQGTQLFLNVTPDYEEHTMLQAQLECRRGDTVVTLLRVFVFVLDINDNAPVFPFVTKVENVSEDTKVNTIVVPETKLEAHDPDKSDILFYTLQEVTPGASNFFSLVGTNLPALRLDRSLDFYQCQNMTFQLLVRDTQEQNAAPSHTATATVILEVQPADLRPPWFLPCAYSDSHVCIQAEYHGAVPTGHTLQGPLTLRPGPIYAVDGDWGINQSILYSIVSERDDGTFAIDADSGNLTMTGAVHSPKTFTLLVKGEQADHARYSVTRVTIEARNANGSLLQFPESRYRGTVALGSGAGVPVRDAASPSQPLRIWAWDPEFPDFDSAITYRITNNTNFRMDGETVVTAALLADEGVFYAEVEATNTVTASGASTVVEIQVLQEEAPTPTGPPEPPTSPEAGGTSSRTTTAEAPRPPGPSQGSSTTRSGWSTGPHPPSGATLRPPASSTPGRPPSVGTGTSLPPASPSGGSTQTLKPRTSQPMSPGPSGAPQPSGTPEPGGGSTAGDSKPGVSHTEDQRFSTVEMAALGGVLGALLVLTLIALLILVHKHYGHRFKCCSGKAQEHQHPQLSGFDNQAFHAPQESNWAPAPSPSPAPTPAVAPEPAPPEPPSLQSLDPASESPEVARDGGGPAAVRSILTKERRPEGGYKAVWFGEDIGAEADVVVLNTPASDAAGAADSGSEDSSDEADAEAEGPGGGSCDDASSTYV, from the exons ATGGGGGCTTgggccctgctgctgctgctgctcgtGGCCACGGCCCAGGCCCAGG TCTGCTCTGTGAGCAACACCTACTTCGAAGTCCCGGAGAACACGAATCAGAGCGAGCCCCTGGCTGACATCTATGTCCCTGAAGGCCAGCAGGTGACCCTCGGACCCTCATCCACCCCCTTGGCGTTTCGGATCCAGGGGACTCAGCTGTTCCTCAATGTGACTCCTGACTATGAG gaaCACACGATGCTGCAGGCACAGCTGGAGTGCAGAAGAGGTGACACCGTG GTGACCCTGCTGAgggtgtttgtgtttgtgttggaCATCAATGACAATGCACCCGTGTTCCCCTTCGTGACCAAGGTTGAGAATGTCTCTGAG GACACTAAAGTGAACACCATCGTCGTCCCTGAGACCAAGCTGGAGGCCCACGATCCCGACAAGAGTGACATCTTGTTCTATACCCTCCAGGAGGTGACCCCG ggcGCCAGTAACTTCTTCTCCTTGGTGGGCACCAACCTCCCCGCTCTGCGGCTGGACCGGTCCCTGGACTTCTACCAGTGTCAGAACATGACCTTCCAGCTGCTGGTGCGG GACACACAGGAGCAGAACGCAGCACCCAGCCACACGGCCACGGCCACTGTGATCCTGGAGGTGCAGCCTGCTGACCTTCGGCCCCCCTGGTTCCTGCCCTGTGCCTATTCAGACTCTCACGTCTGCATCCAAGCCGAGTACCACGGGGCTGTCCCCACAGGGCACACGCTG CAAGGCCCCCTCACCCTGCGTCCTGGGCCCATCTATGCCGTGGACGGGGACTGGGGCATCAACCAGAGCATCCTCTATAGCATCGTGAGTG AACGAGACGACGGCACGTTTGCCATAGACGCTGACTCGGGCAACCTCACCATGACCGGGGCCGTCCACAGCCCAAAGACCTTCACTCTGCTGGTCAAG gGCGAGCAGGCCGACCACGCCCGCTACTCGGTGACCCGGGTCACGATCGAGGCCCGAAATGCCAACGGGAGCCTGCTCCAGTTCCCCGAGAGCCGGTACCGCGGCACCGTGGCTCTCGGCTCTGGCGCGGGCGTCCCGGTCAGGGACGcggcctccccctcccagcctctgAGGATCTGGGCCTGGGACCCTGAGTTCCCG GACTTCGACTCCGCCATCACCTATCGTATCACCAATAACACCAACTTCCGGATGGATGGCGAGACCGTGGTGACCGCTGCCCTGCTGGCAGACGAGGGGGTCTTCTATGCAGAG gtTGAGGCCACGAACACAGTGACCGCAAGTGGGGCAAGCACAGTGGTGGAAATACAGGTCCTACAAGAGGAGGCGCCCACCCCCACAG gccccccagagcCCCCCACATCCCCAGAGGCTGGAGGAACATCGAGCAGAACCACCACTGCGGAAGCCCCCAGGCCCCCGGGGCCCTCTCAGGGGTCCTCCACGACCCGTTCTGGGTGGAGCACCGGCCCGCACCCTCCCTCGGGCGCAACTCTGAGGCCACCTGCCTCATCTACGCCTGGGAGGCCCCCCAGTGTGGGAACTGGcacctccctcccaccagccTCACCCAGCGGGGGCTCAACACAGACGCTGAAGCCAAGAACCTCTCAGCCGATGTCCCCCGGGCCCAGCGGGGCCCCCCAGCCCTCAG GGACGCCagagcctggaggaggcagcacGGCAGGGGACAGCAAGCCAGGTGTCAGCCACACTGAGGACCAGCGCTTCTCCACCGTGGAGATGGCGGCCCTGGGCGGGGTGCTGGGCGCGCTGCTGGTTCTGACTCTGATCGCCCTCCTGATCCTCGTCCATAAGCATTATGGCCACCGGTTCAAGTGCTGCTCTGGTAAAGCTCAG gagCACCAGCACCCCCAGCTCTCGGGCTTTGACAACCAGGCCTTCCATGCTCCCCAAGAGTCCAACTGGGCACCGGctcccagcccctcacctgcccccaccccggctgTGGCCCCGGAGCCTGCGCCCCCGGAGCCCCCCAGCCTCCAGTCCCTGGACCCTGCCTCCGAGTCCCCCGAGGTGGCCCGGGATGGGGGCGGCCCCGCGGCTGTGAGGTCCATCCTGACCAAGGAGCGGCGGCCCGAGGGCGGCTACAAGGCCGTGTGGTTTGGCGAGGACATCGGGGCCGAGGCCGACGTGGTGGTCCTCAACACGCCCGCCTCGGACGCGGCCGGCGCTGCCGACTCCGGCAGCGAGGACAGCAGTGACGAGGCCGACGCCGAGGCCGAGGGCCCGGGTGGGGGTTCCTGCGACGACGCCAGCTCCACCTACGTGTAG
- the IRF7 gene encoding LOW QUALITY PROTEIN: interferon regulatory factor 7 (The sequence of the model RefSeq protein was modified relative to this genomic sequence to represent the inferred CDS: inserted 1 base in 1 codon) produces MAAAPERGPPRPRFADWLLGEVGSGRYEGLRWLDAARTRFRVPWKHFARKDLGEADARIFKAWAVARGRWPPSNGGSHQLASEGPLRASWKTNFRCALHSTQRFVMLQDNSGDPTDPHKVYALSSALGWREGPGTNQGDEKXPEDVRPLMGGLPRPCPAGAAAERQGPGLSSEPCAPSSPLGPAGNAGDLLLQALEQSCLEDHLLEAAWGLDPIPPEAPGPALPNMVPYLPRAVETAPSPRLQALQQAQVTDAGPAPALEPWQPPREVAPGIRTAGEEVVAGPGRSQIGSRAEPGPGALEVTIMYKGRTVLQETVGRPSFVFLYGSPSPATEAAEPQHVAFPSPAELPDQKQLHYTEKLLQHVAPGLQLELRGPRLWARRLGKCKVYWEVGGPLGSASPSTPPCLLQRNQDTPIFDFSAFFRELVEFRARRRRRSPHYTIYLGFGQDLSAGRPKEKSLVLVKLEPWLCRAHLEYVQREGVSSLDSSSLGLCLSSCNSLYEALEHFLMEVEQPA; encoded by the exons ATGGCCGCGGCTCCCGAAAG GGGGCCCCCGCGCCCGCGGTTCGCGGACTGGCTTCTGGGGGAGGTCGGCAGCGGCCGCTACGAAGGCCTGCGGTGGCTGGACGCGGCCCGCACGCGCTTTCGCGTGCCTTGGAAGCACTTCGCGCGGAAGGACCTGGGCGAGGCCGACGCGCGCATCTTCAAG GCCTGGGCCGTGGCCCGCGGCAGGTGGCCGCCCAGCAACGGCGGAAGTCACCAGCTGGCTTCCGAAGGCCCGCTCCGCGCCAGCTGGAAAACCAACTTCCGCTGTGCGCTGCACAGCACCCAGCGCTTTGTGATGCTGCAAGACAACTCGGGGGACCCCACCGACCCGCATAAGGTGTACGCGCTCAGCTCCGCGCTGGGGTGGAGAG AAGGCCCAGGCACTAACCAGGGGGACGAGA GCCCGGAAGACGTCCGACCCTTGATG GGTGGGCTCCCTAGGCCATGCCCGGCAGGAGCTGCTGCTGAGAGGCAGGGGCCCGGGCTGAGCTCTGAGCCCTGTGCCCCCAGCTCCCCTTTGGGCCCCGCTGGCAATGCTGGGGACCTCttgctccaggctctggagcagAGCTGCCTGGAGGACCATCTGCTGGAAGCTGCATGGGGGTTGGACCCGATCCCCCCGGAGGCCCCTG GCCCAGCGCTCCCCAACATGGTGCCATACCTGCCTAGGGCAGTGGagacagcccccagccccaggctgcagGCCCTGCAGCAGGCCCAGGTGACAG ACGCAGGCCCGGCCCCAGCCCTGGAGCCCTGGCAGCCCCCACGGGAGGTGGCGCCTGGCATCCGGACGGCAGGTGAGGAGGTCGTGGCCGGGCCCGGCCGCTCACAGATCGGGTCACGGGCAGAGCCCGGCCCGGGGGCCCTGGAGGTGACCATCATGTACAAGGGCCGCACAGTGCTGCAGGAGACCGTGGGGCGTCCGAGCTTCGTGTTTCTGTACGGGTCCCCCAGCCCCGCCACCGAGGCCGCAGAGCCCCAGCACGTGGCCTTCCCGAGCCCGGCCGAGCTCCCGGACCAGAAGCAGCTTCACTACACAGAGAAGCTCTTGCAGCACGTGGCCCCCGGCCTGCAGCTGGAGCTCCGGGGGCCCAGGCTGTGGGCGCGGCGCCTGGGCAAATGCAAGGTCTACTGGGAGGTGGGCGGGCCCCTGGGCTCCGCCAGCCCCTCCACGCCCCCATGCCTGCTGCAAAGGAACCAGGACACCCCCATCTTCGACTTCAGCGCCTTCTTCCGAG AGCTGGTAGAGTTCCGGGCTCGCCGGCGTCGGCGCTCCCCGCACTACACCATCTACCTGGGCTTTGGGCAGGACCTGTCGGCTGGGAGGCCCAAGGAGAAGAGCCTGGTCCTGGTGAAG CTGGAGCCGTGGCTGTGCCGGGCGCACCTGGAGTACGTGCAGCGAGAAGGCGTGTCCTCCCTGGACAGCAGCAGCCTCGGCCTCTGCCTGTCCAGCTGCAACAGCCTCTACGAGGCCCTGGAGCACTTCCTCATGGAGGTGGAACAGCCCGCCTAA